Proteins encoded together in one Lysinibacillus sp. FSL K6-0232 window:
- the recN gene encoding DNA repair protein RecN has protein sequence MLRELSIRNFAIIEDLTVSFSEGLTVLTGETGAGKSIIIDAVHLLAGGRGNSEFIRHGARKAELGGLFQISSTDHPVLKKLEEAGIEIEEDTIILRRDLHDSGKSVCRVNGKLVPLSVLRDIGASLIDIHGQHENQELMDEKQHIHLLDHFAEEQLMPIQASYSTQYEEYRLLKKELASISIDEQLMAQRIDLYQFQIKELEEANLKLGEEDELLDERRRLMNFNKIFERSSAAYEAIQGESKGLDWVGNAMDALEDAATVDEQFKEASEAVTTAFYALQDAAYQVKNALDELEFDPARLNEVEQRLALLQNLKRKYGSTVEDILAYYEKIKTELSELLNRDEILQVKERKVIAMEATLNELAGQLSTVRKAAAQQLSEAIMAELRELHMEKAKFIVNFDELPYFDANGKDQIVFYISTNVGEPPKSLPKIASGGELSRMMLALKTIFSSSNGITSIIFDEVDTGVSGRVAQAIAEKIAAISINSQVLCISHLPQVAAMADHHYFIKKEVEHDRTFTSLAEIDQHARIEEVSRMMSGAEITNLTLQHATELLKMAEERKQQMRE, from the coding sequence GTGTTAAGAGAGCTTAGTATTCGAAACTTTGCCATCATTGAGGATTTAACTGTTAGTTTTTCCGAAGGCTTAACTGTATTAACAGGGGAAACAGGCGCAGGGAAATCCATTATTATTGATGCTGTCCATTTACTTGCAGGTGGACGTGGCAATTCTGAATTTATTCGTCATGGCGCAAGAAAAGCAGAATTAGGTGGCTTATTTCAAATTTCAAGTACCGATCATCCTGTGCTGAAAAAATTAGAGGAAGCTGGCATTGAAATAGAAGAAGATACCATTATTTTACGTCGTGACCTTCATGATTCTGGCAAAAGTGTTTGCCGTGTGAATGGTAAACTTGTGCCATTGTCGGTACTAAGAGATATTGGAGCTAGCTTAATTGATATTCATGGTCAGCATGAAAATCAAGAGCTAATGGATGAGAAGCAACATATTCATTTACTTGACCATTTTGCAGAGGAGCAGCTTATGCCTATTCAGGCGTCCTATAGTACACAGTATGAGGAATACCGTTTACTCAAAAAGGAGCTAGCCTCTATTTCCATTGATGAGCAATTAATGGCACAACGCATTGATTTGTACCAATTCCAAATCAAAGAGCTAGAGGAAGCCAATTTAAAGCTTGGTGAAGAAGATGAGCTATTAGATGAACGCCGTCGTCTGATGAATTTTAATAAAATTTTTGAACGCTCTAGCGCAGCCTATGAAGCCATTCAAGGGGAGTCAAAGGGACTTGATTGGGTTGGGAATGCGATGGATGCATTAGAAGATGCTGCAACGGTGGATGAGCAATTTAAAGAAGCATCTGAAGCGGTAACAACTGCCTTTTATGCGTTACAGGATGCTGCTTATCAGGTGAAAAATGCTTTAGATGAATTGGAATTCGACCCAGCTCGTTTAAATGAGGTAGAGCAACGTTTAGCCTTACTGCAAAATTTAAAGCGCAAGTATGGTTCAACAGTGGAAGATATTTTAGCCTATTATGAAAAAATTAAAACTGAGTTAAGTGAGCTGCTGAATCGTGATGAAATTTTGCAGGTGAAAGAACGTAAGGTGATTGCGATGGAAGCTACATTAAATGAGCTAGCTGGACAGCTTTCAACAGTGCGTAAAGCTGCTGCTCAACAGTTAAGTGAGGCAATTATGGCAGAGCTACGTGAATTACATATGGAAAAAGCAAAATTTATTGTGAATTTCGATGAATTACCATATTTCGATGCCAATGGTAAAGATCAAATTGTTTTCTATATCTCTACAAATGTTGGGGAACCACCAAAGTCCTTACCAAAAATTGCATCGGGAGGAGAATTATCACGCATGATGCTTGCATTAAAAACAATTTTTTCATCCTCTAATGGTATTACATCCATTATTTTTGATGAGGTGGATACAGGTGTAAGTGGTCGTGTAGCACAGGCAATTGCTGAAAAAATTGCAGCGATTTCCATTAATTCGCAAGTTTTATGTATTTCGCATTTACCGCAGGTTGCGGCGATGGCAGATCATCATTACTTTATTAAAAAAGAAGTCGAGCATGATCGCACATTTACATCTTTAGCAGAAATCGATCAACATGCACGAATTGAAGAAGTAAGCCGTATGATGTCTGGTGCAGAAATTACAAATTTAACATTGCAGCATGCAACAGAGCTTTTAAAAATGGCAGAGGAACGCAAACAGCAAATGCGCGAATAG
- the ahrC gene encoding transcriptional regulator AhrC/ArgR, with the protein MNKSQRHIRIRDIIANHEIETQDDLVDFLKEAGYNVTQATVSRDIKELHLVKVPLQDGRYKYSLPADQRFNPVQKLHRALADAFVSIDGASHFLVMKALPGNANAIASLLDHLDWPEILGTISGDDTILIICRDENERENTKKRLLDML; encoded by the coding sequence ATGAATAAAAGTCAAAGACATATACGAATTCGGGACATTATTGCTAATCATGAGATTGAAACACAGGATGATTTAGTCGATTTTTTAAAAGAAGCAGGCTATAATGTGACACAGGCTACAGTATCAAGAGATATTAAAGAGCTACATTTAGTAAAGGTACCATTACAGGATGGACGTTATAAATATAGCTTGCCCGCTGACCAACGTTTCAATCCTGTTCAAAAATTACATCGTGCATTGGCAGATGCCTTTGTTAGTATTGACGGTGCATCGCATTTTTTAGTGATGAAAGCTCTTCCGGGGAATGCGAATGCGATTGCCTCATTGCTCGACCATTTAGATTGGCCAGAAATTTTAGGGACAATTTCAGGGGACGATACGATTTTAATTATTTGTCGAGATGAAAATGAACGTGAAAATACAAAAAAACGTTTATTAGATATGCTATAA
- a CDS encoding TlyA family RNA methyltransferase, whose protein sequence is MTKQPKERVDLLLVERGLCETREKAKRSIMAGLVFSNEIRIDKAGEKIAIDAPLQVKGSDLKYVSRGGLKLEKALQIFDMSVEGKLMLDIGSSTGGFTDCALQHGARHCYALDVGSNQLAWKIRSDERVTVMEKTNFRYTTAADLTEGLPDFATIDVSFISLSLILPVLKTLLLPGGDVMALVKPQFEAGKEKVGKKGIVRDKKVHLEVLEKTATMATELGFVVKDASFSPITGGEGNIEFLFHLVNPIGEEEIPAYTAFNALVEEAHNALK, encoded by the coding sequence ATGACAAAACAACCAAAAGAACGAGTAGACCTTTTACTTGTTGAGCGTGGATTGTGTGAAACAAGAGAGAAAGCCAAACGCTCCATTATGGCAGGGCTTGTTTTTTCAAATGAAATTCGCATTGATAAGGCAGGCGAAAAAATTGCGATTGACGCTCCACTGCAAGTAAAGGGCTCTGATTTAAAATATGTAAGCCGCGGTGGCTTAAAGCTAGAAAAGGCACTGCAAATTTTTGATATGTCTGTAGAGGGGAAGCTAATGCTTGATATTGGCTCCTCTACGGGCGGTTTTACGGATTGTGCCTTACAGCATGGTGCAAGACATTGCTATGCACTCGATGTAGGCTCTAACCAATTAGCATGGAAAATTCGCTCCGATGAACGTGTTACCGTGATGGAGAAAACGAATTTCCGCTATACAACTGCGGCAGACTTAACAGAGGGTTTGCCTGATTTTGCGACAATTGATGTTAGCTTTATTTCATTATCGTTAATTTTACCAGTGTTAAAAACATTGCTACTGCCAGGTGGCGATGTCATGGCATTGGTGAAGCCTCAGTTTGAAGCGGGCAAAGAGAAGGTTGGTAAAAAAGGTATTGTTCGCGATAAAAAGGTGCATCTTGAAGTGCTTGAAAAAACAGCTACTATGGCAACAGAGCTTGGCTTTGTGGTAAAGGATGCCTCCTTCTCACCCATTACAGGTGGGGAAGGGAATATTGAATTTTTATTCCATTTAGTGAATCCTATCGGGGAGGAAGAAATTCCTGCATATACAGCATTTAATGCACTCGTAGAAGAAGCGCATAATGCCTTGAAATAA
- the dxs gene encoding 1-deoxy-D-xylulose-5-phosphate synthase gives MDLNKITSPSFLKNLNKRELEQLAQDIRTFLIEKCSVTGGHIGPNLGVVELTIMLHKMFDSPKDKFLWDVGHQAYVHKILTGRASQFDTLRQFKGLCGFPKRVESEHDEWETGHSSTSLSAAMGMAAARDIKKDKNFVIPIIGDGALTGGMALEALNHIGHAKTNMIVILNDNEMSIAPNVGALHNVLGRLRTAKEYSKAKEELESLMNKIPVLGGKLASTAERVKDSLKYLVVSGVFFEELGFKYLGPIDGHDFEALETTLSHAKKVKGPVLVHVITKKGKGYKPAEDDTIGNWHGTGPYKIENGAFVKSETKGPAWSSLIAETVRKIAREDERVVTITPAMPVGSKLQGIQKDFPNRFFDVGIAEQHASTMAAGLATQKMKPFLAIYSTFLQRAYDQVLHDIARPNLNVFIGIDRAGLVGADGETHQGVFDIAFLRHIPNMTIMMPKDENEGQHMVKTAIDYDGGPIALRYPRGNGIGVPLDEELVALPIGSWEVLREGKDAAILTFGTTIPMAMAAADMLAQQGIEIEVVNARFIKPMDEEILHRILSSHKPILTIEEAVLQGGFGSGVLEFAHDHGYLHALIDRIGIPDQYIEHGNVDQLLAEIHMTAEDTVARMHVLLQQKQQVGLNK, from the coding sequence GTGGATTTAAATAAAATAACTAGTCCATCCTTTTTAAAAAACTTAAATAAGAGGGAGCTTGAGCAGCTTGCACAAGATATTCGTACCTTCTTAATTGAAAAATGTTCTGTCACAGGTGGGCATATTGGACCCAATTTAGGGGTTGTAGAGCTAACGATTATGCTGCATAAAATGTTTGACAGTCCAAAGGATAAGTTTTTATGGGATGTGGGCCACCAAGCTTACGTGCATAAAATTTTAACAGGTCGTGCGAGTCAATTTGACACACTACGTCAGTTCAAAGGGCTTTGTGGATTTCCAAAGCGCGTGGAGAGTGAACATGATGAGTGGGAAACAGGTCATAGCTCGACGTCCTTATCAGCAGCCATGGGTATGGCAGCAGCACGTGATATTAAGAAAGACAAAAACTTTGTTATTCCGATTATTGGGGATGGTGCATTAACAGGTGGCATGGCACTAGAAGCTTTAAATCATATTGGTCATGCCAAAACAAATATGATTGTTATCTTAAATGATAATGAAATGTCCATTGCGCCCAATGTTGGGGCTTTACACAATGTATTAGGACGTTTACGGACTGCAAAGGAATATTCAAAGGCGAAGGAAGAGCTAGAATCTTTAATGAATAAAATTCCTGTGCTTGGTGGCAAGCTTGCATCAACAGCAGAACGTGTAAAGGACAGCCTGAAATATTTAGTCGTATCGGGTGTATTTTTTGAGGAGCTAGGCTTTAAATATTTAGGGCCTATTGATGGGCATGATTTTGAGGCGCTTGAAACAACATTATCCCATGCCAAAAAAGTAAAAGGGCCTGTGCTTGTTCATGTCATTACGAAAAAAGGCAAAGGCTATAAGCCAGCTGAGGATGATACAATTGGTAACTGGCATGGCACAGGACCCTATAAAATTGAAAATGGTGCCTTTGTTAAATCGGAAACAAAAGGCCCTGCATGGAGTAGCTTAATTGCGGAAACGGTTCGTAAGATTGCCCGTGAGGATGAACGCGTTGTGACAATTACGCCTGCGATGCCTGTTGGCTCAAAGCTGCAAGGTATTCAAAAGGATTTTCCAAATCGTTTCTTTGATGTTGGGATTGCTGAGCAGCATGCATCGACAATGGCAGCAGGTTTAGCAACACAAAAAATGAAGCCATTTTTAGCGATTTATTCGACATTTCTGCAGCGTGCATATGACCAAGTGTTACATGATATTGCTCGTCCAAACTTAAATGTTTTTATCGGTATTGATCGTGCAGGCTTAGTTGGGGCAGATGGGGAAACACATCAGGGTGTCTTTGATATTGCGTTCCTACGCCATATTCCAAATATGACCATTATGATGCCAAAGGATGAAAACGAAGGTCAGCATATGGTGAAAACAGCGATTGATTATGATGGTGGTCCAATCGCTTTAAGATACCCGCGCGGTAATGGCATCGGTGTACCATTGGATGAGGAGCTTGTCGCTTTACCAATTGGTAGCTGGGAAGTGTTGCGTGAGGGGAAAGATGCAGCTATTTTAACATTTGGTACAACGATACCAATGGCAATGGCAGCAGCGGATATGCTGGCACAGCAAGGTATTGAAATTGAAGTGGTGAATGCGCGTTTTATCAAGCCGATGGATGAGGAGATACTACATCGTATTTTATCTAGCCATAAACCAATTTTAACGATTGAGGAAGCTGTTTTACAAGGTGGATTTGGTAGTGGGGTATTGGAATTTGCACACGACCATGGTTACTTACATGCGTTAATTGATCGTATCGGTATTCCAGATCAATATATTGAGCATGGCAATGTTGACCAGCTACTTGCGGAAATTCATATGACAGCAGAGGATACAGTGGCACGTATGCATGTATTACTTCAACAAAAACAGCAAGTAGGTTTGAATAAATAA
- a CDS encoding polyprenyl synthetase family protein, translating into MNESLKYFIESNTPQIEETMFALVEKIEAPANLKDSMLYSLKAGGKRIRPLFVVAVLELYRQHLQDGFTVGAVIEIIHTYSLIHDDLPSMDNDDFRRGKPTNHKVYGEALATLAGDALNTLAFGILARMDIAAEKRMELVELLSVAAGAEGMVGGQVLDMEGEQRQLNLEELEQVHVNKTGALLRFSIEAGAVLADVSAQDRTILKEYAHHIGLAFQIQDDILDIEGTTEELGKTAGKDVASDKSTYPALLTLEGAKAKLEEHYQHAIHALDQLSIDASLLRDFASYIVHRKN; encoded by the coding sequence ATGAATGAATCATTAAAATATTTTATCGAAAGCAATACACCACAAATTGAAGAAACAATGTTTGCGCTTGTTGAAAAAATTGAGGCGCCCGCTAATTTAAAGGACTCGATGCTCTATTCTTTAAAGGCTGGTGGTAAGCGTATTCGACCACTTTTTGTAGTAGCGGTACTTGAGCTCTATCGTCAACATTTACAGGATGGCTTCACGGTAGGCGCTGTGATTGAAATTATTCATACGTATTCTTTAATCCATGATGATTTACCAAGCATGGATAATGATGATTTTAGAAGGGGCAAGCCAACGAACCATAAAGTATATGGAGAGGCACTTGCCACGCTTGCAGGTGATGCCTTAAATACACTTGCATTCGGTATTTTAGCACGTATGGATATTGCTGCTGAAAAACGCATGGAGCTTGTCGAACTATTAAGTGTTGCAGCAGGAGCAGAGGGCATGGTTGGCGGACAGGTGCTTGATATGGAAGGTGAGCAACGTCAGCTTAATTTGGAAGAGCTTGAGCAGGTGCATGTTAATAAAACAGGTGCGCTGTTGCGATTTAGTATTGAAGCGGGAGCAGTATTAGCGGATGTTTCGGCGCAAGATCGTACAATCTTAAAAGAGTATGCACATCATATTGGTCTAGCCTTCCAGATTCAAGATGATATTTTAGATATTGAAGGCACAACAGAAGAGCTTGGCAAAACAGCTGGAAAGGATGTGGCTAGTGATAAAAGCACATATCCAGCTCTTTTAACATTAGAGGGAGCCAAAGCAAAGCTGGAGGAGCATTATCAACATGCCATTCATGCGCTGGATCAATTATCAATAGATGCCAGCTTATTGCGTGATTTTGCATCTTATATTGTTCATCGTAAAAACTAA
- a CDS encoding exodeoxyribonuclease VII small subunit, with protein sequence MTEKQQTFAEAMAALEEIVRQLEQGDVPLENAIDLYKQGMELSKFCHYKLQHAEEQLVSIVQENGETTAFDPLKGES encoded by the coding sequence GTGACAGAAAAACAACAAACGTTTGCAGAGGCGATGGCAGCACTAGAAGAAATTGTTCGACAGCTAGAACAAGGCGATGTGCCGTTGGAAAATGCCATTGATTTATATAAGCAAGGAATGGAGCTATCAAAGTTTTGCCATTATAAGCTGCAACATGCAGAGGAACAGTTAGTATCCATTGTACAAGAAAATGGTGAAACAACAGCATTTGATCCATTAAAGGGAGAGAGCTAG
- the xseA gene encoding exodeoxyribonuclease VII large subunit: MSSASYLTVKALTKYIKRKFDADPHLREVYVKGELSNVKLHQSGHIYFTLKDDGARIAATMFKTAATKLAFEPKEGMQVFIRGDVNVYENYGAYQLYVQEMQPDGIGSLFVAFHQLKEQLQKEGLFKPEWKQSIPTFPETIGVLTSTTGAAIRDICTTLNRRYPLAKVLIYPTLVQGAQAAPNIVENIERANMDAQCDVLIVGRGGGSIEDLWAFNEEIVARAIFDSHIPIISAVGHETDTTIADYVADLRAPTPTAAAEIAVPDQTELYQRVLTQQSQLYQMVRSQLLAERQRLNKLQQSYPLAMPERLYRPFTEKLAQLDTDLQKAMQVDLMRKTAQLQQLHSAVEQHSPKKALAFHQRELEAQVQQLTRAVTYYVTRQQQQFEATVRTLEALNPLAILTRGFTVASKDQQVIQSANEVQKQDQLTLTFHDGQVMAEVTNILPKNEGESL, translated from the coding sequence ATGTCCTCTGCTTCTTATTTAACAGTAAAAGCATTAACAAAATATATTAAACGAAAATTTGATGCTGATCCACATTTACGTGAGGTGTATGTAAAGGGTGAGCTATCAAATGTGAAGCTTCATCAATCAGGTCATATTTACTTTACATTAAAGGATGATGGAGCACGAATTGCGGCTACAATGTTTAAAACCGCAGCTACAAAATTAGCATTTGAACCAAAGGAAGGCATGCAAGTATTTATTCGCGGTGATGTAAACGTTTACGAAAACTATGGAGCCTACCAGCTCTATGTGCAGGAAATGCAGCCTGATGGCATTGGTAGCTTATTTGTTGCCTTTCATCAATTAAAAGAACAGCTACAAAAAGAAGGGCTATTCAAGCCTGAGTGGAAACAGTCAATTCCAACATTTCCTGAAACAATTGGTGTCTTAACATCCACAACAGGAGCGGCGATTCGGGATATTTGTACAACGTTAAACAGACGTTACCCGCTTGCGAAAGTGCTGATCTACCCAACGCTTGTTCAAGGAGCACAGGCAGCACCTAATATTGTGGAAAATATTGAACGTGCCAATATGGATGCACAATGTGATGTGCTAATTGTTGGACGAGGTGGAGGCTCCATTGAAGATTTATGGGCTTTTAATGAGGAGATTGTAGCACGCGCCATTTTTGACAGTCACATTCCTATTATTAGTGCAGTTGGTCATGAAACAGATACAACTATTGCAGATTATGTCGCTGATTTACGTGCACCTACACCAACAGCAGCAGCTGAAATAGCTGTGCCAGACCAAACGGAGCTTTATCAGCGGGTGCTTACACAGCAATCACAGCTTTATCAAATGGTTCGGTCGCAACTTCTGGCTGAGCGACAGCGTCTAAATAAGCTCCAACAGTCGTACCCTTTGGCAATGCCCGAAAGACTCTACCGACCATTTACGGAAAAGTTGGCACAACTTGATACGGACTTGCAAAAAGCGATGCAGGTAGATTTAATGAGAAAAACGGCGCAACTTCAGCAGTTACATAGTGCGGTGGAGCAGCATTCACCTAAAAAAGCACTGGCCTTCCATCAACGGGAGCTTGAAGCGCAAGTGCAACAATTAACACGCGCTGTAACGTATTATGTGACAAGGCAGCAGCAGCAATTTGAGGCAACGGTTAGAACACTGGAAGCTTTAAATCCACTGGCGATTTTAACACGAGGCTTTACAGTAGCCTCTAAAGATCAGCAGGTGATTCAATCAGCTAATGAGGTGCAAAAGCAGGATCAGCTAACACTGACCTTCCATGATGGGCAGGTAATGGCTGAAGTGACGAATATCTTGCCAAAGAATGAGGGGGAATCGTTGTGA
- the folD gene encoding bifunctional methylenetetrahydrofolate dehydrogenase/methenyltetrahydrofolate cyclohydrolase FolD, producing MSSTIINGKEIGQEIRNAVAERVNRLKERGVTPGLAVVLVGDNQASATYVRNKQKSCEAIGMFSELVKLPEETTQEELLTQIQLLNQREDIHGILVQLPLPKHIDEDTVIATIAVEKDVDGFSPVSVGKMMLGQETFLPCTPFGVMKLLEYSGIDIAGKHAVIVGRSHIVGKPMGQLLLQKDATVTYTHSKTPDLPSFTKQADILIAAVGRANFITKEHVKEGAVVIDVGINRDDNNKLCGDVNFTEVEGVASAITPVPGGVGPMTITMLLFNTVQAAENTLAK from the coding sequence ATGTCGAGTACAATTATTAATGGTAAAGAAATTGGTCAAGAAATTCGTAATGCGGTAGCGGAGCGCGTTAACCGTCTAAAGGAGCGCGGGGTAACACCTGGCTTAGCGGTTGTTTTAGTTGGAGATAACCAAGCCTCAGCTACATATGTGAGAAATAAACAAAAATCTTGTGAAGCGATTGGGATGTTTTCAGAGCTTGTAAAACTGCCAGAGGAAACGACACAAGAGGAATTATTAACACAAATTCAATTACTCAATCAACGTGAGGATATTCATGGTATTTTAGTACAATTGCCACTGCCAAAGCATATTGATGAGGATACAGTGATTGCGACAATCGCTGTTGAGAAAGATGTGGATGGCTTCTCACCTGTTAGCGTTGGGAAAATGATGCTTGGCCAAGAAACATTTTTACCTTGTACACCATTTGGCGTGATGAAGCTTCTTGAGTATTCAGGAATTGACATCGCAGGCAAGCATGCTGTTATCGTAGGGCGCAGTCATATCGTTGGTAAGCCAATGGGACAACTATTATTGCAAAAGGATGCAACGGTGACGTATACACATTCTAAAACGCCAGATTTACCTTCATTTACAAAGCAAGCAGATATTTTGATAGCTGCTGTGGGACGTGCAAACTTTATTACAAAAGAGCATGTAAAAGAGGGGGCGGTTGTGATTGATGTTGGTATTAACCGTGACGACAATAACAAGCTTTGTGGCGATGTAAACTTTACAGAGGTAGAAGGTGTTGCATCTGCTATTACTCCTGTACCAGGCGGTGTTGGTCCAATGACCATCACAATGTTACTATTCAACACAGTGCAAGCAGCTGAAAATACGCTTGCAAAATAA
- the nusB gene encoding transcription antitermination factor NusB yields MKRHEAREKALQVLFQLDNTDLTVEEAMAHIKGQPTNVFYEKIVTGTAEHLEEIDATLEQHLEKWSLARLPKIERTVLRLAVYELLYMPETPKRVVLNEAIELCKTFGDDGSSKFVNGVLSKFTEQE; encoded by the coding sequence ATGAAACGACATGAGGCACGCGAAAAAGCGTTGCAAGTATTGTTTCAGCTAGACAATACAGATTTAACAGTTGAAGAAGCAATGGCCCATATTAAAGGTCAACCGACAAATGTCTTCTACGAAAAGATTGTTACTGGAACAGCTGAACATTTGGAGGAAATTGATGCTACTTTAGAGCAGCATCTTGAAAAGTGGTCACTTGCTCGTCTGCCGAAAATTGAAAGAACGGTTTTACGCCTAGCTGTATACGAGCTATTGTACATGCCTGAAACACCAAAAAGAGTAGTGCTGAATGAAGCAATTGAGTTATGTAAAACATTTGGCGATGATGGGTCATCTAAATTCGTCAATGGTGTACTTTCTAAATTTACAGAACAAGAATAA
- a CDS encoding MFS transporter encodes MSKKQHVTLAILLSNLFIAFLGIGLVIPVLPTLMNELHISGSVVGFMVAAFAITQLIVSPIAGKLVDRIGRKVMIVAGLFIFGLSELLFGLGRSVEVLFISRMLGGISAAFIMPAVTAYIADITTMAQRPKALGYMSAAISTGFIIGPGLGGFLAEYGTRIPFYAAGVLGFIAALLSLSFLKEPTRVEDKEEATPSMLGSVKRVFTPLYFIPFILIFVLSFGLAAFESLFSLFVDHKFTFTPTDIAIIITGSGIIGALAQLMLFDWLTKKMGEINVIRYSLILSAVLTFAMTIVSHYFAILFVTFFIFVGFDLIRPAITSYLSKIAGNEQGFVGGMNSMFTSLGNIFGPILGGKLFDIDLNYPYYFATIVLALGVILAMFWRKPKHIEL; translated from the coding sequence ATGAGCAAGAAACAACATGTAACACTAGCAATTTTATTATCCAATCTCTTTATTGCCTTTTTAGGTATTGGCTTAGTAATTCCTGTACTGCCAACTCTTATGAATGAGCTTCATATTTCAGGCTCTGTCGTTGGCTTTATGGTAGCAGCCTTTGCCATTACACAGCTAATTGTATCGCCAATTGCAGGGAAATTGGTCGATCGTATCGGTCGTAAAGTCATGATTGTCGCAGGTCTTTTTATTTTTGGTCTTTCAGAGCTACTATTTGGGCTTGGCCGCTCAGTTGAAGTTTTATTTATCTCTCGTATGCTAGGTGGCATTAGCGCAGCCTTTATTATGCCAGCGGTAACTGCCTATATTGCGGATATTACAACAATGGCACAGCGTCCAAAGGCTCTTGGCTATATGAGTGCAGCAATTAGTACAGGGTTTATTATTGGGCCTGGGCTTGGTGGATTTTTAGCTGAATATGGGACACGTATTCCCTTTTATGCTGCTGGGGTACTAGGCTTTATCGCCGCCCTTCTATCACTATCATTCTTAAAGGAACCAACGCGTGTTGAAGACAAGGAGGAGGCTACACCTTCTATGCTTGGCAGCGTCAAGCGAGTGTTTACCCCGCTTTATTTTATTCCATTTATTCTTATTTTTGTGCTATCGTTTGGTCTTGCAGCCTTCGAATCGCTTTTTAGCTTATTTGTTGACCATAAATTTACCTTCACACCAACAGATATCGCCATTATTATTACAGGAAGCGGTATTATTGGTGCATTGGCACAATTAATGCTATTTGATTGGCTAACAAAGAAAATGGGAGAAATCAATGTTATTCGCTACTCGCTTATTTTATCAGCTGTTTTAACATTTGCGATGACGATTGTTAGTCATTATTTCGCTATATTATTTGTGACATTCTTTATTTTTGTAGGCTTCGACTTAATACGCCCTGCCATTACATCCTATTTATCTAAAATCGCAGGCAATGAGCAAGGCTTTGTTGGGGGCATGAACTCCATGTTTACAAGCCTTGGCAATATATTCGGACCTATTTTAGGTGGTAAATTATTCGATATCGATTTAAACTATCCATATTATTTTGCAACCATCGTTTTAGCGCTTGGCGTAATATTAGCGATGTTTTGGCGAAAGCCCAAACATATTGAATTATAA
- a CDS encoding Asp23/Gls24 family envelope stress response protein, whose product MAEKVGQSFVQPTPSGKEELGKIEVAAEVIEIVAGIAVNEVEGIAATRGNIATGVAERFGKKVHNKGIKSGVTETGDIAIDVFCSVKYGYTIPKVAKEVQTQIRQAIFHMTALETAEVNVHITGIHFEKEEATAQES is encoded by the coding sequence ATGGCAGAGAAAGTAGGACAATCTTTCGTACAACCAACACCTTCTGGAAAAGAAGAGCTGGGGAAAATAGAGGTTGCGGCTGAAGTAATCGAGATTGTAGCGGGAATCGCAGTAAATGAGGTTGAAGGTATTGCTGCAACGCGTGGCAATATTGCTACAGGTGTTGCTGAACGTTTTGGCAAAAAAGTACACAATAAAGGTATTAAATCAGGTGTAACAGAAACTGGTGATATTGCAATCGATGTATTTTGCTCTGTGAAATATGGATATACCATTCCTAAGGTCGCAAAGGAAGTACAAACGCAAATACGTCAAGCAATTTTTCATATGACGGCACTCGAAACAGCGGAAGTGAATGTACATATTACAGGCATTCATTTTGAAAAAGAAGAAGCAACAGCACAGGAATCATAA